One window from the genome of Rufibacter tibetensis encodes:
- a CDS encoding acylase: MRYLLKNTTLFYLFIFVLFSCSSSEKISSSKEVDQWKAQAARVTIIRDDFGVPHVYGKTDADAVFGLLYAQCEDDFNRVERNYLWATGRLAEVEGKEMLYSDLRAKLYMTQEEAMQHYEKSPEWLKTLCQAFADGINYYLHTHPEVKPKLLTRFEPWMPMYFTEGSIGGDIESIPLNKIQAFYENNKAQGLTGYNHQPSTQPNLLAEPKGSNGFTISGKHTASGNAMLLINPHTSFFFRGEVHAVSEEGLNAYGAVTWGQFFIYQGFNEKTGWMHTSAYVDVIDEFEEKVSKQNGKLVYQYGNEQRPVTASQVTLSYKEDDVVKQKTFTTYRTHHGPITHQNGDKWVATALMWKPVEALTQSYTRTKKSNLKEFNEMMQMRTNSSNGTVYADAEGNIAYYHGNFFPERDTSFDYSKPVDGSNPKTDWQGLHSLEETIRVINPPNGWIQNCNSTPFTSAGEYSPKKEDYPVYMAPSPENFRGIHAVRLLKKANNLTLDKLIGLAYDPYLPGFELLTPGLVKAYDNQKPNDPKLKAAIDVMRRWDYAVSKESVAMSLAHFYATISTRNGSAPKSLNLIERFEYYANQSPEKERLDLFRQTIAHLEKDFGTWNTPWGEINRFQRLTGDIQQPFNDAKPSLPIGMASGNWGALASFGANSYNTKRLYGTSGNSFVAVVEFGPKVKAKTLLAGGQSGDPASPHFDDQAQRYADVQFKDAAYYREDVEKRAKATYHPGEKR, translated from the coding sequence ATGAGATACTTGTTAAAGAATACTACTCTTTTCTACCTTTTCATCTTCGTTCTTTTCTCCTGCTCTTCCAGCGAAAAGATTTCTTCTTCCAAAGAGGTAGACCAATGGAAGGCCCAAGCGGCGCGGGTAACCATTATCCGGGATGATTTTGGCGTGCCCCACGTGTACGGCAAGACCGATGCTGATGCCGTTTTCGGGCTGTTGTACGCGCAGTGCGAAGATGATTTCAACCGGGTAGAGCGGAATTACCTGTGGGCCACTGGTAGATTAGCCGAAGTGGAAGGCAAAGAAATGCTATACAGCGACCTACGGGCGAAACTCTACATGACCCAGGAAGAAGCCATGCAGCACTACGAAAAAAGCCCCGAGTGGCTCAAAACCCTTTGCCAGGCCTTCGCAGATGGCATCAACTATTACCTGCACACCCACCCCGAGGTAAAGCCCAAACTGCTCACGCGCTTTGAGCCCTGGATGCCCATGTACTTCACTGAAGGCTCCATTGGCGGCGACATAGAAAGCATTCCGCTCAACAAGATTCAGGCGTTCTACGAAAACAACAAAGCACAGGGACTTACCGGCTACAACCACCAGCCATCGACCCAGCCCAACCTTTTGGCAGAACCCAAAGGCTCCAATGGCTTCACCATCTCCGGCAAGCACACCGCTTCGGGCAATGCCATGCTGCTGATCAACCCGCATACGTCCTTCTTCTTTAGAGGTGAAGTGCATGCGGTGAGCGAAGAAGGTTTGAATGCGTACGGCGCTGTCACCTGGGGGCAGTTCTTCATCTACCAGGGCTTCAACGAGAAAACCGGCTGGATGCATACTTCGGCGTACGTAGACGTGATTGATGAATTTGAGGAGAAAGTAAGCAAGCAGAACGGCAAACTGGTCTACCAATATGGAAACGAGCAACGGCCGGTGACCGCCTCTCAGGTAACGCTGTCTTACAAAGAAGATGATGTAGTCAAGCAAAAGACCTTCACTACCTACAGAACCCACCACGGCCCCATTACGCACCAGAACGGCGACAAGTGGGTAGCCACCGCCCTGATGTGGAAACCGGTAGAGGCGCTCACGCAATCCTACACTCGCACCAAGAAAAGCAACCTGAAGGAGTTCAATGAGATGATGCAAATGCGGACCAACTCCTCTAACGGAACCGTCTACGCCGATGCCGAGGGCAACATCGCTTACTATCACGGCAACTTCTTCCCCGAACGCGACACGTCTTTTGACTACTCCAAACCCGTAGACGGCAGCAACCCCAAAACCGATTGGCAAGGCCTGCACTCTTTGGAGGAAACCATTCGGGTCATCAACCCGCCCAACGGTTGGATTCAGAACTGTAACTCTACGCCGTTTACCAGCGCCGGCGAGTACAGCCCTAAAAAGGAAGATTACCCCGTGTACATGGCACCATCGCCCGAGAATTTCCGGGGCATCCATGCGGTACGCTTGCTCAAGAAAGCGAATAACCTGACGTTGGACAAACTCATCGGTTTGGCCTACGACCCGTACCTGCCCGGCTTTGAACTGCTCACTCCTGGCTTGGTGAAGGCTTATGACAACCAAAAACCGAACGATCCCAAACTGAAAGCAGCTATTGACGTGATGCGCCGCTGGGACTATGCGGTATCTAAAGAATCGGTGGCCATGTCTTTGGCGCACTTCTACGCGACCATTTCCACGAGGAACGGCAGCGCGCCCAAAAGCCTGAACCTGATCGAGCGGTTTGAGTATTACGCAAACCAATCACCGGAGAAAGAGCGCCTGGATCTTTTCCGCCAGACTATCGCGCACCTGGAAAAAGATTTCGGCACGTGGAACACGCCTTGGGGAGAAATCAACCGTTTCCAACGCCTCACCGGCGACATTCAGCAGCCGTTCAATGACGCCAAGCCAAGCCTGCCTATTGGGATGGCTTCCGGGAACTGGGGCGCACTGGCCTCCTTCGGGGCCAACTCTTACAACACCAAGCGCCTGTACGGCACCTCGGGCAACAGCTTTGTGGCCGTTGTGGAATTCGGGCCGAAGGTGAAGGCGAAAACCCTGCTGGCTGGCGGACAAAGCGGCGATCCTGCCTCGCCACACTTCGATGACCAGGCCCAACGCTACGCCGATGTTCAATTCAAAGACGCCGCTTACTACCGCGAAGACGTGGAGAAACGCGCCAAAGCCACTTACCATCCGGGAGAGAAAAGGTAA
- a CDS encoding acyltransferase family protein, translated as MAPSNRYQELDALRGIAALIVVLFHYTLDRPEAALGFKYGATGVDLFFIISGFVIFMSVSKISRSSDFVINRISRLYPTYWASVTFTFLFIAFSSFYRYGSLERVPLRDYLGNMTMFQHYLKIPNLDGPYWTMIIEMIFYIGVLFLFHFKLLKYFNSIAISLSLSAVVAANFLYEYRVVEFVFNAIPLLKYFPLFYAGILFYKIHSHEGKKAENYLMIVFCFVCQVLLFKLATSSKFINEVEYVGLLTAYFSIFTLFVTNQLKPLVNKVTLYLGKISFALYLTHQYVATDKFSGLIPTLVNEFGVNFWVASLGVALPVALIVASLITFFIEVPMTRNMKQNLLQLRAAFGKQEVTVDKAKSMV; from the coding sequence ATGGCTCCAAGCAATAGATATCAAGAGCTAGACGCCTTAAGGGGGATAGCGGCTTTAATAGTAGTGCTTTTTCACTATACCTTAGATCGACCAGAAGCAGCGCTGGGCTTTAAATACGGAGCGACCGGGGTAGATTTGTTCTTTATTATCAGTGGGTTCGTGATTTTCATGAGCGTCAGCAAAATCTCAAGAAGCTCTGATTTCGTTATAAACCGGATCAGCAGATTGTATCCTACCTATTGGGCGTCTGTTACCTTTACTTTCCTCTTCATAGCCTTCTCTTCTTTTTACAGATATGGCTCTTTAGAGCGGGTGCCTTTGAGGGATTATTTGGGGAACATGACCATGTTCCAACACTACCTAAAGATCCCTAATCTGGATGGCCCTTACTGGACCATGATCATTGAAATGATCTTTTACATTGGCGTTCTGTTTCTGTTTCACTTCAAGTTGTTGAAGTATTTCAATAGTATAGCCATTTCGCTGTCCCTTTCTGCAGTTGTGGCTGCTAATTTCCTGTATGAGTATAGGGTTGTCGAATTCGTTTTTAATGCCATCCCTCTGTTGAAGTACTTCCCTTTATTTTACGCGGGGATCCTGTTCTATAAAATCCATTCGCATGAAGGAAAGAAAGCAGAAAACTACCTGATGATTGTTTTTTGCTTTGTGTGCCAGGTGCTTCTGTTTAAGCTGGCAACCTCAAGCAAATTTATCAATGAAGTAGAGTATGTAGGATTGCTTACCGCTTACTTCTCCATTTTTACTTTGTTTGTAACTAACCAACTGAAGCCGTTGGTCAACAAGGTGACTCTTTACTTAGGTAAGATTTCTTTTGCTTTATACCTGACCCATCAATACGTGGCAACAGATAAGTTTAGCGGCCTCATTCCAACCCTGGTGAATGAGTTTGGAGTAAACTTCTGGGTGGCGTCACTTGGTGTAGCCTTACCTGTGGCCTTGATAGTAGCTTCACTTATTACGTTCTTCATAGAGGTGCCAATGACCAGGAACATGAAGCAAAACCTTTTACAGTTAAGGGCTGCCTTTGGCAAGCAGGAGGTGACGGTAGATAAAGCGAAGAGCATGGTGTAG
- a CDS encoding M20/M25/M40 family metallo-hydrolase, giving the protein MTLKLYRILGLTLAALCSLPSLKAQTIQAYIKQNDKKLMEEYIRFLSIPNVSTDTVNIRKNAVFIKDMMTSRGIKAELLTGTTPEVTPAVFGEIKTPGANKTIGFYAHYDGQPVNPKQWYAGVEPFKPVLITGAFENGGKIIGPYKSGDAVNPDWRILGRGSADDKAGVMAIINAYDALVKTGQRLNANIKFLFEGEEEVGSIHLDEVFKQHKAKLQADCWIIIDAPRHASGKKTIVYGVRGDVNMALTVYGAKRPLHSGNYGNWAPNPALKLAQLLASMKDEQGKVLVKGFYDDVTPLTASEKKALAQIPNQDEILKKELGVNTPEVAGRSIVESIMQPTLNINGLHSANVGPMASNVIPTKAEAVLDLRLVKGNDHKKQAEKVIAHIKSKGFQVLDREPTEEDRSKHPNLIKVEVEHGYNAQRTPMDLPIAKSIQTAVQSTTKEPLVLIPSMGGSLPLYLFEEILNTKVVTVPIVNYDNNQHAENENVKIQYLWEGIETIAAIMQLK; this is encoded by the coding sequence ATGACCTTGAAACTTTACCGAATCCTTGGCTTAACCCTCGCCGCGCTGTGCTCCCTGCCTTCCCTCAAGGCGCAAACCATACAAGCGTACATTAAGCAAAATGACAAGAAACTGATGGAAGAGTACATCCGGTTTCTCTCTATCCCCAATGTTTCCACAGACACGGTCAATATCCGGAAGAATGCCGTTTTCATTAAGGACATGATGACCAGCAGGGGCATTAAAGCAGAGTTACTGACCGGAACTACTCCTGAAGTTACTCCGGCAGTGTTCGGCGAAATCAAAACACCTGGCGCTAACAAGACCATTGGGTTCTACGCGCATTATGACGGACAACCGGTGAACCCGAAGCAATGGTACGCAGGCGTGGAGCCTTTTAAACCGGTGCTCATTACCGGAGCATTTGAAAACGGCGGCAAGATTATAGGACCATACAAATCTGGTGACGCTGTTAATCCAGACTGGCGCATTTTGGGCCGCGGCTCTGCCGATGACAAAGCAGGAGTGATGGCGATCATCAACGCCTACGATGCCTTGGTGAAAACCGGCCAGCGCCTGAATGCGAACATCAAGTTCCTGTTTGAAGGCGAAGAAGAAGTAGGCTCCATCCACCTGGATGAGGTTTTCAAGCAGCACAAAGCCAAACTGCAAGCCGATTGCTGGATCATCATTGACGCACCCCGGCATGCCTCAGGCAAAAAGACCATTGTATATGGCGTGCGCGGCGACGTGAACATGGCCCTTACCGTCTATGGCGCCAAACGCCCGCTACACAGCGGCAATTACGGAAATTGGGCACCCAACCCTGCCCTGAAACTAGCTCAACTACTGGCCTCTATGAAAGATGAACAGGGCAAGGTGCTGGTGAAAGGCTTTTATGACGATGTCACCCCGCTTACTGCCTCCGAGAAGAAAGCCCTGGCTCAAATCCCGAATCAGGATGAGATCTTAAAAAAGGAGCTAGGAGTCAACACCCCGGAAGTAGCAGGCAGATCCATTGTAGAGTCCATCATGCAGCCCACCCTGAATATCAATGGCCTGCACAGCGCCAATGTAGGCCCGATGGCCAGCAACGTAATTCCCACCAAAGCCGAAGCTGTTTTAGACCTGCGTTTGGTAAAAGGCAACGATCACAAGAAACAGGCAGAAAAGGTGATTGCCCATATAAAGAGCAAGGGTTTTCAGGTACTGGACCGTGAGCCTACTGAAGAAGACCGCAGCAAACACCCTAACCTAATCAAGGTAGAAGTGGAGCATGGCTACAACGCGCAGCGCACCCCCATGGATTTACCCATCGCCAAAAGCATACAAACTGCGGTGCAGTCCACGACCAAAGAACCACTGGTCTTGATTCCCTCTATGGGCGGAAGCCTGCCCTTGTACCTCTTTGAAGAAATCCTGAACACAAAAGTGGTCACCGTGCCCATTGTGAACTACGACAACAACCAGCACGCCGAGAATGAGAATGTAAAAATTCAGTACCTCTGGGAGGGCATCGAAACCATTGCCGCTATCATGCAACTCAAATAA
- a CDS encoding threonine aldolase family protein, with amino-acid sequence MAKKIKGRRAFLKSSGLATLPFLLPTGLSSPAALAQYAAGKEESINFVTDGAMPSPKEYVQELQAVVEKYPNVQDTYAKEGAVAQLEQKFAEITGKQKAIFMPSGTMANNLALRVLSQNKSKIFVQEVSHLFRDEADAAQTVHSKRLIPLAPGKAEFSLEELKEAIAYHDKGEVFKSGIGAVSIENPVRRADGQVVSIEEIRKIAAYCKENGIKLHLDGARLHLASAYSGVPIKEYAAPFDTVYISLYKYLGSKGGAILAGDAAVIDQMPHLIKVYGGNIYQNWPYAAMALDKVATIESQLQKARTKADQLFSIMNQAGNMKVSKIENGSNIFNLQITAPVNFEKLTAYLKEKEQIQLRMPDGQGTIKFYVNETILKRSNESILNALKKAINSSVA; translated from the coding sequence ATGGCTAAGAAAATAAAGGGGAGACGTGCGTTTCTGAAAAGCTCTGGGTTGGCAACACTTCCGTTCCTGCTTCCAACCGGATTGTCCTCGCCAGCTGCTTTGGCGCAGTACGCCGCGGGAAAAGAGGAAAGCATCAACTTTGTGACCGATGGGGCCATGCCTTCCCCAAAGGAATATGTGCAGGAGCTCCAGGCAGTTGTAGAAAAATATCCCAACGTGCAAGATACCTACGCCAAAGAAGGAGCAGTTGCCCAGTTAGAGCAGAAGTTTGCCGAAATAACCGGAAAACAGAAAGCTATCTTTATGCCTTCGGGGACTATGGCCAACAACCTCGCGCTGCGAGTGCTGAGCCAGAACAAAAGCAAAATCTTTGTGCAGGAGGTCAGCCATCTGTTCCGTGATGAAGCCGATGCTGCCCAGACGGTCCACAGCAAAAGGCTGATTCCGTTGGCGCCCGGCAAAGCCGAGTTCAGCTTGGAGGAATTGAAGGAAGCAATTGCGTATCATGACAAAGGCGAGGTTTTCAAGAGTGGTATTGGCGCGGTGTCTATTGAGAACCCGGTCAGAAGAGCCGATGGGCAGGTGGTCTCCATAGAAGAGATCAGGAAAATAGCGGCCTATTGCAAAGAGAACGGGATAAAGCTACACTTGGATGGCGCCAGATTGCACCTGGCATCGGCGTATTCGGGAGTGCCTATCAAGGAGTATGCTGCCCCGTTTGACACAGTGTACATTTCGCTCTATAAATACCTGGGAAGCAAAGGCGGTGCTATTCTGGCCGGCGATGCGGCAGTCATTGATCAGATGCCGCACCTGATTAAAGTGTATGGCGGCAACATCTACCAAAACTGGCCTTACGCGGCCATGGCGTTAGATAAGGTTGCTACCATTGAAAGCCAGCTACAGAAAGCCAGAACAAAAGCAGACCAGCTATTCAGTATAATGAACCAGGCAGGAAACATGAAGGTCAGCAAAATCGAGAACGGAAGTAACATCTTCAACCTGCAGATTACAGCGCCAGTCAACTTTGAAAAGCTTACTGCTTATTTAAAGGAGAAAGAGCAAATCCAGCTAAGGATGCCCGACGGACAAGGCACTATCAAGTTCTACGTGAATGAGACGATTCTAAAAAGGAGCAATGAATCCATTTTAAATGCTTTGAAGAAGGCCATCAATTCGTCTGTCGCGTAA
- a CDS encoding M20/M25/M40 family metallo-hydrolase encodes MNKPTQYLLRGLLPATFAFCLAAPAVAQSPATEKPISVDKRYENDIKALAKNATVKAAFKTILDLEPQTLQDLITLTEIPAPPFKEEVRGRKYAEMLRAAGADSVWIDEVGNVLARRKGKNGSKTVVMEAHLDTVFPEGTDVKVKQRGDTLLAPGVGDDTRGLAMVLSVLKTLEKTGLETEADVLFIGTVGEEGLGDLRGVKHLFSEKGPKIDSYIAVDGTGIGTVTNRGLGSHRYRITFKGPGGHSSGAFGLVNPHNALGRAIHYFAVEADKFTKEGIRTTYNVGVIGGGTSVNSIPFESWMEVDMRSESPERVEGIDKLLQAAVQRALQEENQMKRLGPNLTVEVKLIGDRPAGGVDPGVTLVQRSVAATRFLGTEPALRVGSTNSNIAFSKGIPAVTIGSGGKGSNAHALDEYWINDKAYLGTQRALLLLLSETGIAKGKK; translated from the coding sequence ATGAACAAACCAACCCAGTACCTGTTACGAGGCCTTCTGCCTGCCACCTTTGCTTTTTGCCTGGCAGCACCGGCCGTCGCGCAATCCCCGGCCACCGAAAAACCAATTTCCGTGGACAAGCGCTACGAAAACGATATAAAAGCCCTAGCCAAGAACGCCACGGTGAAAGCTGCCTTCAAGACCATCCTGGACCTGGAGCCGCAAACGCTTCAAGACCTGATTACACTTACCGAGATCCCGGCACCACCTTTCAAAGAAGAAGTGCGCGGCAGGAAATATGCCGAAATGCTGCGGGCTGCGGGGGCCGATTCGGTCTGGATTGATGAAGTAGGCAACGTATTAGCGCGCCGAAAAGGGAAAAATGGCTCTAAAACGGTAGTCATGGAAGCGCACCTGGACACGGTTTTTCCCGAGGGTACCGATGTAAAAGTAAAGCAACGCGGCGACACGCTCCTCGCACCCGGCGTAGGCGATGATACCCGAGGTCTGGCCATGGTGCTGTCCGTTTTGAAGACGTTGGAGAAAACCGGCTTAGAAACGGAAGCGGATGTGTTGTTCATTGGCACCGTAGGCGAGGAAGGTTTGGGTGACCTGCGGGGCGTGAAACACCTGTTTTCTGAAAAAGGGCCCAAAATCGATTCGTACATTGCTGTGGACGGAACCGGCATCGGGACCGTAACCAACCGGGGCCTGGGTTCGCACCGGTACCGCATTACGTTCAAAGGTCCGGGCGGGCATTCCTCCGGCGCGTTCGGGCTGGTAAACCCCCACAATGCCTTGGGCAGAGCCATCCACTACTTCGCCGTAGAAGCCGACAAGTTCACCAAAGAAGGTATCAGGACCACTTACAACGTGGGTGTGATTGGCGGCGGCACCTCGGTGAACTCGATTCCTTTTGAGTCCTGGATGGAAGTGGACATGCGCTCTGAGAGTCCGGAGCGGGTAGAGGGCATTGACAAGCTTTTGCAGGCTGCCGTGCAGCGTGCCTTGCAGGAAGAAAACCAGATGAAGCGCCTCGGCCCCAACCTGACCGTGGAGGTGAAACTGATTGGCGACCGTCCGGCCGGTGGCGTTGATCCTGGCGTGACCCTGGTGCAGCGCAGCGTGGCCGCCACCCGGTTCCTGGGCACCGAACCGGCGCTTCGGGTGGGGTCTACCAATTCCAATATCGCGTTCTCCAAAGGCATCCCGGCGGTGACCATCGGCAGCGGCGGAAAAGGCAGCAACGCCCACGCCCTGGATGAGTATTGGATCAACGACAAAGCTTACCTGGGCACCCAACGCGCCTTGCTCCTGCTGTTGTCTGAAACAGGCATTGCTAAAGGAAAAAAGTAG
- a CDS encoding M14 family metallopeptidase gives MISKFYRSLTLLLLLTVAVCQAQTVPTPKEHFGFNIGDDYQLANFTQTEAYFKKLAASDRTKLVEIGLTEEGRHQFMLIVSSPENIKNLGHFKEISQKLARAENLTEAQARTLAAEGKAVVWIDGGLHATETVGIHQLIETAWNLVSRQDAETKRLLDQTIVLMTHANPDGQELVSNWYMRERKEKNRSLNHLPRLYQKYVGHDNNRDFFMNNMKESQNISQQLFVEWIPQIMYNHHQRGPAGSVLAGPPYRDPFNYVYDPLLVTSIDAVGAAMNNRLNAEGKPGYTQRAGSQFSTWWNGGLRTTPYFHNIVGLLTEIIGHPTPEEVPLVPQRLIPNGATPNPVAPQKWHFKQSIDYSVSLNYAVLNYAARHSDELLYNIYRMGRNSIERGSKDYWALSPKSVEAVTASHAKEQKSADTDNATNESTSGGGGNVPVKHFETVFKDPALRDPRGYIISAAQPDFPTAVTFVNALIKSGILVHKATEEFKVAGKTYPAGSYVVKTDQAFRPHVMDMFEPQEHPNDFQYPGGPPIRPYDAAGWTLAFQMGVQFDRILDNFKGPFQPVPYGELQTPNGNLKASPSDAGYVLDARANHSFIAVNDLLQAGAEVYRMPTAGADQGNFFVPATDKSRALVQKAAAAYGLNIKGVAQRPVGATTKVSPLRIALWDTYGGSMPSGWTRWIMEQYHFPIQLVYAKDIDAGDLNKKYDVILFVTRAIPAVGGQGNTERGSESRGPKPEDVPAEYRSQLGSITAEKSVPALRKFMEAGGTVVTIGTSTNLAYHLGLPVSNALVEMNASGQAKPLPATKYYIPGSILRVKYATTQPATWGMPTEGDVYFDNSPVFKLTPDAVANGGVKPLAWFHTDKPLRSGWAWGQAYLKDGVTAFSAPVGAGTFYAFGPEITFRGQAHGTFKLLFNQLYSTGNGTAQSMR, from the coding sequence ATGATTAGTAAGTTTTACCGTTCCCTCACGCTTCTGCTGCTATTGACAGTGGCGGTTTGTCAGGCCCAAACGGTTCCTACACCTAAAGAGCATTTCGGCTTCAATATTGGCGACGATTACCAGTTGGCAAATTTCACCCAAACCGAAGCCTATTTCAAGAAACTGGCTGCCTCTGATCGCACCAAACTGGTAGAAATTGGGCTCACGGAGGAAGGCCGTCACCAATTTATGCTGATTGTCTCTTCGCCGGAGAACATCAAGAATTTAGGCCATTTTAAGGAAATCTCCCAGAAACTTGCCCGGGCCGAAAACCTGACCGAGGCACAAGCCCGCACCTTGGCCGCTGAGGGCAAAGCGGTGGTGTGGATTGACGGCGGCCTGCACGCCACCGAAACGGTGGGCATTCACCAGTTGATTGAAACCGCCTGGAACCTGGTAAGCCGCCAGGATGCGGAGACCAAGCGCCTGCTGGACCAGACCATTGTGCTTATGACGCACGCCAACCCCGATGGGCAGGAACTGGTGAGCAACTGGTACATGCGCGAGCGCAAAGAAAAGAACCGCTCCCTGAACCACCTGCCCCGCCTGTACCAGAAATACGTGGGCCACGACAATAACCGCGATTTCTTTATGAACAACATGAAAGAATCGCAGAACATCAGCCAGCAACTATTTGTGGAGTGGATTCCGCAGATCATGTACAACCATCACCAACGCGGCCCGGCCGGTTCGGTGCTGGCGGGTCCGCCGTACCGTGACCCGTTCAACTACGTGTATGATCCTTTGTTGGTGACCAGCATTGATGCCGTGGGCGCCGCCATGAACAACCGCCTGAACGCCGAAGGCAAGCCCGGCTACACGCAGCGTGCCGGCTCTCAATTCTCCACCTGGTGGAACGGTGGTTTACGCACCACGCCTTACTTCCACAACATAGTGGGCCTGCTCACCGAGATTATCGGGCACCCTACGCCGGAAGAAGTGCCGCTGGTGCCGCAGCGCCTGATTCCCAACGGTGCCACGCCCAACCCTGTCGCGCCGCAGAAATGGCATTTCAAGCAGTCTATTGATTACTCCGTGTCGCTCAACTATGCTGTCCTTAACTACGCGGCCCGCCACAGCGATGAGCTGCTCTACAACATTTACCGCATGGGCAGGAACTCCATTGAGCGCGGCAGCAAAGACTACTGGGCCCTTTCTCCTAAAAGCGTAGAGGCCGTCACGGCCTCGCACGCGAAAGAGCAGAAATCTGCCGATACCGATAACGCTACTAATGAATCTACTTCCGGAGGTGGAGGCAACGTTCCGGTCAAGCATTTTGAAACAGTTTTCAAAGACCCTGCTTTGCGCGACCCAAGAGGGTACATCATCTCGGCGGCTCAGCCTGATTTTCCTACGGCAGTCACCTTTGTGAATGCGCTGATCAAATCGGGAATCCTGGTGCACAAGGCTACCGAGGAATTCAAAGTAGCCGGCAAAACCTACCCGGCCGGTTCTTACGTGGTGAAGACCGACCAGGCGTTCCGGCCACACGTGATGGATATGTTTGAACCGCAAGAGCACCCCAACGATTTCCAGTATCCGGGCGGTCCTCCTATTCGGCCGTATGACGCCGCCGGTTGGACCTTGGCGTTCCAAATGGGTGTGCAGTTCGACCGTATCTTAGACAACTTCAAAGGACCGTTTCAACCGGTGCCTTACGGAGAGTTGCAAACTCCCAACGGCAACCTGAAAGCATCACCGTCAGATGCCGGTTATGTGCTGGATGCCCGCGCTAATCATTCCTTCATTGCAGTCAATGACTTGCTCCAGGCTGGTGCTGAGGTATACCGGATGCCAACCGCTGGTGCTGACCAAGGCAACTTCTTCGTTCCTGCCACCGATAAATCCAGAGCCCTCGTGCAAAAAGCTGCTGCTGCCTACGGCCTGAACATCAAAGGAGTCGCGCAACGTCCGGTTGGTGCCACCACCAAGGTTTCTCCCTTGCGCATCGCTCTCTGGGATACGTATGGCGGTTCTATGCCCTCGGGCTGGACGCGCTGGATTATGGAGCAATACCATTTCCCTATCCAGTTAGTATATGCGAAAGACATTGACGCGGGTGACCTGAACAAGAAATACGATGTAATTTTGTTTGTAACCCGGGCCATTCCTGCCGTGGGCGGACAAGGGAATACTGAGCGAGGCAGTGAAAGCCGAGGCCCTAAGCCGGAAGATGTTCCGGCCGAGTACCGTTCCCAGCTGGGTTCTATTACGGCAGAGAAGTCTGTCCCGGCCCTCCGGAAGTTCATGGAAGCCGGCGGCACTGTAGTCACCATTGGCACCAGCACCAACCTGGCTTATCACCTGGGACTACCCGTTAGCAATGCCTTGGTGGAGATGAACGCTTCCGGGCAAGCCAAACCGCTCCCAGCTACAAAATACTACATCCCAGGCAGCATTCTTCGGGTGAAGTACGCCACTACCCAGCCCGCTACCTGGGGCATGCCTACTGAGGGGGACGTTTACTTTGACAACAGCCCCGTGTTCAAGCTTACTCCTGATGCCGTAGCCAACGGCGGGGTAAAACCACTGGCCTGGTTTCATACAGATAAGCCGCTCCGGAGTGGTTGGGCCTGGGGACAGGCTTATCTGAAAGATGGTGTAACGGCTTTTTCTGCCCCAGTCGGTGCAGGCACCTTCTACGCCTTCGGCCCAGAAATCACGTTCAGAGGCCAGGCACACGGAACTTTCAAGCTTCTCTTTAATCAACTGTATTCTACGGGCAATGGTACCGCGCAAAGTATGCGGTAA